A window from Festucalex cinctus isolate MCC-2025b chromosome 12, RoL_Fcin_1.0, whole genome shotgun sequence encodes these proteins:
- the LOC144032136 gene encoding uncharacterized protein LOC144032136 isoform X1: MCKIEILRALLNQRLSAAVEEIFVVFERTIAEYEEELCRTKEENERQRQLLDAVFKPQVEFHNTGISEDDLHPKQKEWNFRIDQQEPELLHVKEEEPLSIKEEEADVTNFPLTGILVNNENDDNGHWSQLGPNQNIGDRVAKAQSSSSQRVTTKGGGSQVDSLLAPLSDSDNTTSHSPDTDHDEHSKDVSEENLPLEQQEWNFRVEQQEAEPSQHQGEEEERARADPFLMKQEEEREHRQLLGLPFSRVIVKSEYDEDKSQSGENRAAEPLSISSQHLTAAGDGGRCGGSQADSHLALLSHSHSPDSDDENSKTGMTCHTGKTHWKCSQCHKNFGNKSSLRVHMRIHAGDRRFMCSVCGKRFSQKAHLITHTRIHTGDKPYSCSTCKKSFIDHSALVKHTRTHTGEKPFACSVCNVTFSDRSNLGKHMRRHTGEKPFACSLCGKTFSIRGHLTTHTRTHTGEKPFMCAICKLNFSDRSGLVQHMRTHAGAKCFSCSICGKEFSQRGPFTKHIEIHSGEKPFSCDV, from the exons ATGTGTAAAATCGAAATCTTGAGAGCGTTGCTAAATCAACGTCTAAGTGCGGCCGTCGAAGAAATATTTGTAGTGTTTGAGAGAACGATAGCAGAGTACGAGGAGGAACTTTGCCGAACAAAAGAGGAGAACGAGAGACAACGTCAGCTGCTGGACGCTGTTTTCAAGCCTCAGGTTGAGTTCCATAATACAG GTATCAGTGAAGATGATCTTCATCCTAAGCAGAAAGAATGGAACTTCAGGATAGATCAACAGGAGCCAGAGCTCCTCCATGTTAAAGAGGAAGAGCCCCTTTCTATCAAAGAGGAAGAGGCtgatgtcaccaactttccattGACTGGCATCCTTGTGAACAATGAAAATGATGACAATGGGCATTGGTCACAGCTTGGTCCCAATCAAAATATTGGGGATAGAGTGGCGAAGGCTCAAAGCAGCTCAAGTCAACGCGTGACAACAAAAGGTGGAGGATCACAAGTAGACAGCCTCTTAGCTCCACTGTCAGATAGCGACAACACAACATCACACTCTCCTGACACTGATCATGATGAACACTCAAAAG ACGTCAGTGAAGAAAATCTTCCACTTGAGCAGCAGGAGTGGAACTTCAGGGTGGAACAGCAGGAGGCAGAGCCTTCCCAACATCAaggggaagaggaggagagggCACGGGCAGACCCCTTCCTAATGAAACAGGAAGAGGAGCGAGAGCATCGTCAATTGCTGGGGTTGCCATTTTCTCGTGTCATTGTGAAGAGTGAATATGATGAAGACAAAAGTCAGAGTGGTGAGAATAGAGCAGCGGAGCCTCTAAGCATCTCAAGTCAACATTTGACAGCAGCAGGTGATGGAGGCCGCTGTGGAGGATCACAAGCAGACAGCCACTTGGCTCTACTATCACACTCTCACTCTCCTGACTCTGATGATGAAAACTCAAAAACTGGTATGACGTGTCACACTGGCAAAACACACTGGAAATGTTCTCAATGTCACAAAAACTTTGGTAACAAATCTAGTTTGAGAGTGCACATGAGGATACACGCTGGAGATAGACGATTCatgtgctcagtttgtggtaaaagattCTCTCAGAAGGCACATTTAATAACACACACCAGAATTCACACTGGAGACAAGCCCTATTCCTGCTCCACCTGCAAGAAAAGTTTCATCGACCATTCAGCGCTGGTTAAACACACAaggacacacactggagagaaaccttttgcatgTTCAGTCTGCAACGTAACTTTCAGTGATCGCTCCAATTTGGGTAAACACATGAGAAGACACACaggggagaaaccttttgcctgctcacttTGTGGTAAAACATTCTCTATAAGGGGACATTTAAcgacacacacaagaacacacaccggagagaaacctttcATGTGTGCCATCTGCAAATTAAATTTCAGTGATCGCTCGGGATTAGTTCAGCACATGCGAACGCACGCTGGAGCAAAATGCTTCTCCTGCTCAATTTGTGGTAAAGAATTTTCTCAAAGGGGTCCTTTCACAAAACACATAGAAATACACTCTGGTGAGAAACCATTCAGTTGCGATGTGTGA
- the LOC144032136 gene encoding uncharacterized protein LOC144032136 isoform X2, with protein MCKIEILRALLNQRLSAAVEEIFVVFERTIAEYEEELCRTKEENERQRQLLDAVFKPQVEFHNTGISEDDLHPKQKEWNFRIDQQEPELLHVKEEEPLSIKEEEADVTNFPLTGILVNNENDDNGHWSQLGPNQNIGDRVAKAQSSSSQRVTTKDVSEENLPLEQQEWNFRVEQQEAEPSQHQGEEEERARADPFLMKQEEEREHRQLLGLPFSRVIVKSEYDEDKSQSGENRAAEPLSISSQHLTAAGDGGRCGGSQADSHLALLSHSHSPDSDDENSKTGMTCHTGKTHWKCSQCHKNFGNKSSLRVHMRIHAGDRRFMCSVCGKRFSQKAHLITHTRIHTGDKPYSCSTCKKSFIDHSALVKHTRTHTGEKPFACSVCNVTFSDRSNLGKHMRRHTGEKPFACSLCGKTFSIRGHLTTHTRTHTGEKPFMCAICKLNFSDRSGLVQHMRTHAGAKCFSCSICGKEFSQRGPFTKHIEIHSGEKPFSCDV; from the exons ATGTGTAAAATCGAAATCTTGAGAGCGTTGCTAAATCAACGTCTAAGTGCGGCCGTCGAAGAAATATTTGTAGTGTTTGAGAGAACGATAGCAGAGTACGAGGAGGAACTTTGCCGAACAAAAGAGGAGAACGAGAGACAACGTCAGCTGCTGGACGCTGTTTTCAAGCCTCAGGTTGAGTTCCATAATACAG GTATCAGTGAAGATGATCTTCATCCTAAGCAGAAAGAATGGAACTTCAGGATAGATCAACAGGAGCCAGAGCTCCTCCATGTTAAAGAGGAAGAGCCCCTTTCTATCAAAGAGGAAGAGGCtgatgtcaccaactttccattGACTGGCATCCTTGTGAACAATGAAAATGATGACAATGGGCATTGGTCACAGCTTGGTCCCAATCAAAATATTGGGGATAGAGTGGCGAAGGCTCAAAGCAGCTCAAGTCAACGCGTGACAACAAAAG ACGTCAGTGAAGAAAATCTTCCACTTGAGCAGCAGGAGTGGAACTTCAGGGTGGAACAGCAGGAGGCAGAGCCTTCCCAACATCAaggggaagaggaggagagggCACGGGCAGACCCCTTCCTAATGAAACAGGAAGAGGAGCGAGAGCATCGTCAATTGCTGGGGTTGCCATTTTCTCGTGTCATTGTGAAGAGTGAATATGATGAAGACAAAAGTCAGAGTGGTGAGAATAGAGCAGCGGAGCCTCTAAGCATCTCAAGTCAACATTTGACAGCAGCAGGTGATGGAGGCCGCTGTGGAGGATCACAAGCAGACAGCCACTTGGCTCTACTATCACACTCTCACTCTCCTGACTCTGATGATGAAAACTCAAAAACTGGTATGACGTGTCACACTGGCAAAACACACTGGAAATGTTCTCAATGTCACAAAAACTTTGGTAACAAATCTAGTTTGAGAGTGCACATGAGGATACACGCTGGAGATAGACGATTCatgtgctcagtttgtggtaaaagattCTCTCAGAAGGCACATTTAATAACACACACCAGAATTCACACTGGAGACAAGCCCTATTCCTGCTCCACCTGCAAGAAAAGTTTCATCGACCATTCAGCGCTGGTTAAACACACAaggacacacactggagagaaaccttttgcatgTTCAGTCTGCAACGTAACTTTCAGTGATCGCTCCAATTTGGGTAAACACATGAGAAGACACACaggggagaaaccttttgcctgctcacttTGTGGTAAAACATTCTCTATAAGGGGACATTTAAcgacacacacaagaacacacaccggagagaaacctttcATGTGTGCCATCTGCAAATTAAATTTCAGTGATCGCTCGGGATTAGTTCAGCACATGCGAACGCACGCTGGAGCAAAATGCTTCTCCTGCTCAATTTGTGGTAAAGAATTTTCTCAAAGGGGTCCTTTCACAAAACACATAGAAATACACTCTGGTGAGAAACCATTCAGTTGCGATGTGTGA
- the LOC144032149 gene encoding uncharacterized protein LOC144032149 encodes MCKVEMLKALLNRRLSAAVDEIFGLLARTIAEYEDELCRTKEENERQRQLLDAVFRPQAETLAADVSEEDLHPEQQEWGSRVDQQDPEVVHVKEEEEEADIAELPLTCVPFKSEDDEQQSQLLHHQSEQSRWMQPPSSSSSQRVTTEGDGDHRGESQADSLLAPLSDGGNKTSHTKGDTAWHTNNTKFKCSQCDKTFGTKYTLARHMKSHTAGKEYWKCSQCGRTLGDRRNLRRHMMVHTGEKPFMCSVCGKRFSQKANLITHTRTHTGEKPFSCSLCSKRFGDRSALIQHRKTHNGGKRFACAVYTPSFNVHSNLGQHVRTHTGKKPSA; translated from the exons atgtgcaaagtaGAAATGCTGAAGGCGTTGCTAAATCGGCGACTAAGTGCGGCCGTCGACGAAATTTTTGGACTTTTGGCGAGAACGATAGCAGAGTACGAGGATGAACTTTGTCGGACAAAAGAGGAGAACGAGAGACAACGTCAACTACTGGACGCCGTTTTCAGGCCTCAAGCTGAGACACTTGCAGCAG atgtCAGTGAGGAAGACCTTCACCCTGAGCAACAAGAGTGGGGCTCCAGGGTGGACCAGCAGGATCCAGAGGTCGTGCAtgttaaagaggaagaggaggaggccgaCATCGCCGAGTTGCCATTGACTTGTGTTCCTTTCAAGAGTGAGGATGATGAGCAGCAGTCACAGCTTCTTCACCATCAAAGTGAGCAGAGCAGATGGATGCAGCCACCAAGCAGTAGCTCAAGTCAACGTGTAACAACAGAAGGTGATGGAGACCACCGTGGAGAATCCCAAGCAGACAGCCTGTTAGCTCCACTATCAGATGGGGGCAATAAAACATCACACACTAAAGGTGATACGGCATGGCACACTAACAACACAAAGTTCAAGTGCTCTCAATGTGACAAAACATTTGGTACCAAGTATACTTTGGCAAGGCACATGAAAAGTCACACAGCCGGCAAAGAATACTGGAAATGCTCTCAATGTGGGAGAACCCTTGGCGACAGGAGGAATCTGAGAAGGCACATGATGGTTCACACAGGAGAGAAGCCATTCATGTGCTCAGTTTGCGGGAAAAGATTCTCTCAGAAGGCCAACTTGATAACgcacacaagaacgcacactggcgagaaaccgtTTTCATGCTCACTCTGCAGCAAACGCTTTGGTGATCGTTCTGCTTTGATTCAACACAGGAAAACGCACAACGGGGGCAAACGTTTTGCATGCGCGGTGTACACCCCAAGTTTTAATGTTCATTCAAATCTGGGACAACACgtgagaacacacactgggaagaAACCATCTGCTTAG
- the LOC144032151 gene encoding uncharacterized protein LOC144032151: protein MCKVEMLRALLNQRLRAAVEEVIGVFARTLAEYEEELCRTKEENEHQRQLLAAVFKPQVVLHGEESSSKDYLPAEQQEWISKVGSQEPEHPRIKEEEDDIIQLPLTGVPLKVDDEAEEVDGEHCGQLQAESLLAPLSDTEDTTLHSPDTDEEEHSRGDVTGHTDKKHLKCSQCDKAFHYSSVLMQHMRSHTGEKPFVCSVCGKRFPYKGSLTVHTRTHTGEKPHSCSTCNKSFTDRTALIKHMRTHTGEKPFRCSVCGKRYTQNESLKTHSRTHTDEKPFSCLVCHKSFGSHSSYARHKKTHERKC from the exons ATGTGTAAAGTCGAAATGCTGAGAGCGTTGCTGAATCAGCGACTACGTGCGGCCGTTGAAGAAGTTATTGGAGTTTTTGCAAGAACGTTAGCAGAGTACGAGGAGGAACTTTGTCGGACAAAAGAGGAGAATGAGCATCAGCGTCAGTTACTGGCCGCCGTTTTCAAGCCGCAAGTTGTGTTACACGGAGAGG AAAGTTCCAGTAAAGACTATCTTCCCGCTGAGCAACAGGAGTGGATCTCCAAGGTAGGATCACAGGAACCCGAGCATCCCCGcattaaagaggaagaggatgacATCATCCAGTTGCCATTGACTGGTGTTCCTTTGAAGGTTGATGACGAGGCAGAAGAAGTTGATGGGGAGCACTGTGGACAATTACAGGCTGAGAGCCTCTTAGCTCCACTATCAGATACTGAAGATACAACATTACACTCTCCTGACACTGATGAGGAGGAACATTCTAGAGGTGATGTGACAGGTCACACagacaaaaaacacttgaaatGTTCTCAATGTGATAAAGCATTTCACTATAGCAGTGTTCTGATGCAACACATGAGAAGtcacacgggagagaaaccaTTCGTGTGTTCAGTCTGTGGGAAAAGATTCCCTTACAAGGGAAGTTTAACAGTGCACACAaggacacacactggagaaaaaccacaTTCCTGCTCCACATGCAACAAAAGTTTTACTGATCGCACGGCATTGATTAAACACATGAGGACACACaccggagaaaaaccttttagaTGTTCGGTGTGCGGTAAAAGATACACACAAAACGAAAGTTTGAAAACTCACTCAAGAACGCACACTgacgagaaacctttttcttgcttagTCTGTCATAAAAGCTTTGGGTCGCATTCGTCATATGCTCGACACAAGAAAACACACGAGAGAAAGTGTTGA
- the LOC144032147 gene encoding uncharacterized protein LOC144032147, whose translation MCKVEMLRALLSQRLNAAVEEICVVFERTIEEYEEELRRTKEENERQRHLLDALNTTQVELHGPDISEEDVPPEQQEWSPRMEQQEPDPPHVKEEEEGDHLKLRESAVIRVIVKSDDEEEADCGGSQAGSLLAPLSDTDDPKSHSPDTDLTCHHDKKRFKCSHCDKTFGSNYSLKRHMRNHSDNEHFKCSKCGKACVDKYILKVHMRTHTGEKPFVCSVCGKGFAQKENLITHIRTHTGEKPFTCSLCSRGFTERSALTQHMRTHTGEKPFTCSVCGQRFSIKSNMSTHMRIHTGEKPFTCSVCGLRFTQKITLTYHIRTHNGEKGFSCSACDKKFSRKEKLIKHKCDGTNETAEVEVN comes from the exons atgtgcaaagttGAAATGTTGAGAGCCTTATTGAGTCAACGACTAAATGCAGCCGTTGAAGAAATATGTGTAGTGTTTGAAAGGACGATAGAAGAGTACGAGGAGGAACTTCGTCGGAccaaagaagagaacgagcgacaacgtcatCTGCTGGACGCTCTCAACACGACTCAAGTTGAATTACACGGACCAG ACATCAGTGAAGAAGATGTTCCCCCTGAGCAGCAGGAGTGGAGCCCCAGGATGGAGCAGCAGGAGCCAGATCCACCCCAtgttaaagaggaagaggagggggatCATCTTAAACTGCGGGAGTCGGCAGTGATCCGTGTCATTGTGAAGAGCGACGATGAAGAAGAAGCTGATTGTGGAGGATCGCAAGCAGGCAGCCTTTTGGCTCCACTGTCAGATACCGACGACCCAAAGTCACACTCTCCCGACACAGATTTGACCTGCCACCATGATAAGAAACGCTTCAAATGCTCACATTGTGACAAAACATTTGGTAGCAATTATTCTCTGAAAAGACACATGCGAAACCACTCCGACAACGAGCACTTTAAATGCTCCAAATGCGGCAAAGCTTGCGTtgacaaatacattttgaaagtgcacatgagaacgcacactggcgagaaacctttcgtCTGCTCAGTTTGCGGGAAAGGGTTCGCCCAAAAGGAAAACTTGATTACACACATCAGAACacacacgggagagaaacccTTTACATGCTCACTTTGCAGTCGAGGATTTACTGAGAGGTCGGCATTGACTCAacacatgagaacacacacGGGCGAGAAACCCTTTACGTGCTCCGTGTGCGGCCAGCGCTTCTCAATCAAGTCAAATATGTCGACGCACATGAGaatacacactggagagaaacctttcacCTGCTCGGTGTGCGGCCTTCGATTCACACAAAAGATTACTTTAACATATCACATCAGAACACACAATGGCGAGAAAGGGTTCAGTTGCAGTGCTTGTGATAAGAAATTCTCTCGGAAGGAGAAGCTTATTAAACACAAGTGTGACGGGACTAATGAAACTGCGGAAGTTGAAGTAAACTAA
- the LOC144031845 gene encoding LOW QUALITY PROTEIN: uncharacterized protein LOC144031845 (The sequence of the model RefSeq protein was modified relative to this genomic sequence to represent the inferred CDS: substituted 1 base at 1 genomic stop codon) — MTPLTFVFVSGQIRHSVAVCRQTRRLALRSSVKMCQVEMLRSLLNQRLSAAVEEVCGVLARTMAEYEEELSRTKEENERQRRILATVFKPQVVFHREESSSKEYLTPDQQEWISKVEMQEPEPPRIKEEEKADIKLPFTGVPLKIDDEDEEEGDGDHCVQIQANSLLAPLSDGDSITSHSPDTDDKNSKSDMTNHTGKKCWKCSHCGKTFHYSSALMKHMRMHTGEKPFVCSVCGKRFAHKGNLTAHTRTHTGEKPYSCSICNRSFTGSSALIKHMRRHTGEKPFRCLVCGKRYTQNETLKAHSRTHTGEKPFPCLVCHKSFSSHSSRARHKKTHRGEKVLSXIVCNDTFPHKYQVTNVLQSMKLQHFKYVGKCDFCMY, encoded by the exons ATGACACcattaacatttgtttttgtatccGGCCAAATTCGTCATAGTGTCGCTGTCTGCCGTCAAACACGCCGCTTAGCACTGAGGTCCAGTGTGAAAATGTGTCAAGTGGAAATGCTGAGATCGTTGCTGAATCAGCGGCTAAGTGCAGCCGTTGAAGAAGTATGTGGCGTTCTTGCAAGAACGATGGCAGAGTACGAGGAGGAACTTTCTCGGACAAAAGAGGAGAATGAACGTCAGCGTCGGATACTGGCCACTGTTTTCAAGCCGCAAGTTGTGTTTCACAGAGAAG aaaGTTCCAGTAAAGAATATCTAACCCCTGACCAACAGGAGTGGATCTCCAAGGTGGAAATGCAAGAGCCCGAGCCTCCCCGCATTAAAGAAGAAGAGAAGGCTGATATCAAGTTACCATTTACTGGTGTTCCTTTGAAGATTGATGATGAGGACgaagaagaaggagatggaGACCACTGTGTGCAAATACAAGCCAACAGTCTCTTAGCTCCGCTATCAGATGGTGACAGCATAACGTCACACTCTCCTGACACTGATGACAAAAACTCTAAGAGTGATATGACAAATCACACCGGCAAGAAATGCTGGAAATGTTCTCATTGTGGGAAAACATTTCACTATAGCAGCGCTCTAATGAAACATATGAGAATGCACACAGGAGAGAAACCGTTCGTGTGTTCAGTTTGTGGCAAAAGATTTGCTCACAAGGGAAATTTGACGGCACACACAAGGacgcacactggagaaaaaccataTTCCTGCTCAATCTGCAACAGAAGTTTTACTGGTAGCTCAGCGTTGATTAAACACATGAGGAGACACaccggagaaaaaccttttagaTGTTTGGTGTGCGGTAAAAGATACACACAAAATGAAACTCTGAAAGCTCACtcaagaacgcacactggtgagaaaccttttcctTGCTTAGTCTGTCATAAAAGCTTTAGTTCACATTCATCACGTGCtcgacacaaaaaaacacacaggggAGAGAAAGTGTTGAGTTGAATTGTGTGCAATGACACATTCCCCCACAAGTATCAAGTCACAAATGTGTTGCAGTCAATGAAGCTGCAGCACTTTAAATACGTtggaaaatgtgacttttgcaTGTATTAA
- the LOC144032140 gene encoding uncharacterized protein LOC144032140, with protein sequence MCTKSANEEYEEELCGKKEDNENQHHRLDAVFKKPEVVTYTHRDLHEQEPHHIKEEEEPVPLCIKEEEAEDKLPFSCVIVKIEGDEENDGKRCGESQADSLSVPLSDRGDTTPDTNDDDDDYDYEQHPKGDMTWHANNKCLKCSQCGKTFGTKYTLKVHTRTHTGEKPFSCSFCGKTFPHKGKLITHTKTHTGEKPFVCSVCGKRFTQKGYLGTHVKTHTGEKPFACSVCGLTLTQKSNLKIHMRTHTGEKPFSCSVCGKSFSIKKSLVSHTRTHTGEKPFACSVCGQTFSTKGHLRRHTRTHTGEKPFSCLVCGLKLTQKNNLIKHMRTHTGERPFACSVCGKTFAQKAQLNTHTRTHTGEKPFPCSMCPYSFSERSKLVRHMRTHTGEKVYSCNVCDEKFSHKYQLDKHGCFGQPVTALNII encoded by the exons ATGTGTACAAAAAGTGCGAACGAAGAGTACGAGGAGGAACTTTGTGGAAAGAAAGAGGACAACGAGAACCAACATCACCGATTGGACGCCGTTTTCAAGAAGCCTGAAGTTGTAACGTACACACACAGAG ATCTTCATGAACAGGAGCCCCATCATatcaaagaggaagaggaaccaGTGCCTCTGTgcattaaagaggaggaggcTGAGGACAAGTTGCCTTTCTCGTGTGTCATTGTGAAGATTGAGGGTGATGAAGAAAATGATGGAAAGCGTTGTGGAGAATCACAAGCAGACAGCCTCTCAGTTCCATTATCAGATAGAGGTGACACAACACCAGAcactaatgatgatgatgacgattatGATTATGAACAACACCCAAAAGGTGATATGACGTGGCACGCGAACAATAAATGCTTGAAGTGCTCTCAATGTGGCAAAACATTTGGCACAAAGTATACTTTGAAAGTGCACActagaacacacactggagagaaacctttttcctgctcgttTTGTGGGAAAACTTTCCCTCATAAAGGAAAGCtgataacacacacaaaaacacacactggggagaagCCTTTTGTctgttcagtttgtggtaaaagattCACTCAGAAAGGATATTTGGGAACACACGtgaaaacacacactggggagaaaccttttgcctgctcagtttgcggTCTTACACTGACTCAAAAGTCAAATTTAAAAATTcacatgagaacacacactggggagaaacctttttcctgctcagtttgtggtaaaagcttctcgatcaaaaaaagtttagtaagtcacacaagaacgcacactggggaaaaaccttttgcctgctcagtttgtggtcagacATTCTCTACAAAGGGACATTTAAGACGGCACACtagaacacacactggtgagaaacctttttcctgcttagTATGTGGTCTTAAATTAACGCAGAAGAATAACTTAATAAAacacatgagaacacacactggggagagaccttttgcctgctcggtTTGCGGTAAAACATTCGCTCAGAAGGCAcaattaaacacacacacaagaacacataccGGGGAGAAACCCTTTCCCTGCTCTATGTGTCCTTACAGTTTCAGTGAACGTTCAAAATTGGTTCGGcacatgagaacacacactggtgagaaagtGTACAGTTGCAACGTCTGTGATGAGAAATTCTCGCATAAGTATCAGCTTGACAAACATGGATGTTTTGGTCAACCAGTGACAGCACTCAATATCATTTAA
- the LOC144032133 gene encoding uncharacterized protein LOC144032133 — protein MCKVQMLRALVTARLSAVVEEIFAAFERTVADYEQELCRKQEEIGRQRQLLDAVSKSQDRLHAEDVSKDLRPELQEEPQSPHVKEEDEREQPKEQELPVIRIIVKSEDTAKKSHTSQLHHSPSENRETAPSTSSSSQHMTAKGDRNHCGGSQTDSPLASLSDSDNTAPHSPDTDAEHAKDVYEEDLPPKHQEWSSLSSRVEEEELEPPSIKEEGGWNSQDSGKQHQGVALPMVCVIVKGEDDEDKDVSEENLHPEQQEPASSHIKEEEEEKEPASIKEEPEPFYIKQEEELEPTHIKEEESDITMSPSPCVIVKIEADEEDGEGDHCGVSHADNFLAPLSDRDNAVSHSTSSSSDDDDDDDDDDDDDDDEHSKGDTDNKHLTCPQCDKTFGTKYTLRVHIMTHTGERPFACSVCGKRFSVKGVLNRHTRTHTGEKPFSCSTCGKRFSTKGHLSRHLRTHSGEKTFACPVCGQRFSENENLKRHTRTHTGEKPFSCLVCGLKLTQKSNLTSHMKTHTGEKPFVCSVCGKSFALKTSLISHTRTHTGEKPFSCLVCGLKLTQKSNLRSHMKTHAGEKPFTCSVCGKTFARKSHVNTHMHEHTVDIHSEVSA, from the exons ATGTGTAAGGTCCAAATGCTAAGGGCGTTGGTGACCGCGCGACTAAGCGCGGTTGTGGAAGAGATATTTGCAGCGTTTGAAAGAACGGTGGCGGACTACGAGCAGGAACTTTGTCGAAAACAAGAGGAAATAGGGCGACAACGTCAACTACTAGACGCCGTTTCCAAGTCTCAAGATAGACTACATGCAGAAG atgtCAGTAAAGATCTTCGTCCTGAGTTACAGGAGGAGCCACAGTCACCCCATGTTAAAGAGGAAGATGAGAGAGAGCAACCAAAAGAGCAGGAGTTGCCGGTAATTCGTATTATTGTGAAGAGTGAAgatactgcaaaaaaaagtcacacatcACAGCTTCATCACAGTCCGAGTGAGAACAGAGAGACGGCGCCTTCAACCAGCAGCTCAAGTCAACACATGACAGCAAAAGGTGATAGGAACCACTGTGGAGGATCCCAAACAGACAGCCCCCTGGCGTCGCTATCAGATAGTGACAACACGGCACCACACTCTCCCGACACTGATGCTGAACACGCTAAAG ATGTCTATGAAGAAGATCTTCCCCCTAAGCACCAGGAGTGGAGTTCTTTATCCTCCAgggtggaggaggaagagctCGAGCCACCAAGCATTAAAGAGGAGGGAGGGTGGAACAGTCAAGACTCTGGAAAGCAGCATCAAGGGGTAGCCCTCCCAATGGTTTGCGTCATCGTCAAaggtgaagatgatgaagacaaAG ATGTCAGTGAAGAAAATCTTCATCCTGAACAGCAGGAGCCGGCGTCATCTcacattaaagaggaagaggaggaaaaagaGCCCGCTTCCATCAAAGAGGAGCCAGAGCCTTTTTACATTAAACAGGAAGAGGAGCTGGAGCCCACccacattaaagaggaggagtCTGACATCACCATGTCACCATCCCCGTGTGTCATTGTGAAGATTGAAGCTGATGAAGAAGATGGTGAAGGAGATCACTGTGGAGTATCACATGCAGACAACTTCTTAGCTCCACTTTCAGATCGGGACAACGCAGTGTCACactctacttcttcttcttctgatgatgatgatgatgatgatgatgatgatgatgatgatgatgatgaacacTCTAAAGGTGATACTGACAACAAACACCTGACATGTCCTCAGTGTGACAAGACGTTTGGTACCAAGTACACTTTGCGAGTACATATTATGACGCACACTGGAGAGAGACCTTtcgcttgctcagtttgtgggaaaAGATTCTCTGTCAAGGGAGTCTTGAACaggcacacaagaacacacaccggAGAAAAACCTTTCTCCTGCTCAACTTGTGGTAAAAGATTTAGCACAAAGGGACATTTAAGTAGACACTTGAGAACACACAGTGGCGAGAAAACGTTTGCCTgcccagtttgtggtcaaagattctcTGAAAACGAAAACTTAAAAAGGCACACgagaacgcacactggggaaaaacccttTTCCTGCTTAGTGTGTGgtcttaaattaactcaaaagtcGAATTTAACGAGTCACATGAAAACGcatactggagagaaaccttttgtctgctcagtttgtggaaaaagcttcgcATTAAAGACGAGTTTAATAAGccacacaagaacgcacactggggagAAGCCCTTTTCCTGCTTGGTGTGTGGTCTTAAATTAACTCAGAAGTCGAATTTAAGAAGTCATATGAAAACACATgccggagagaaaccttttacctgttcagtttgtggtaaaacattTGCTCGTAAATCTCatgtaaacacacacatgcacgaacACACAGTGGATATTCATTCAGAAGTATCAGCTTAA